One window of the Candidatus Chryseobacterium colombiense genome contains the following:
- the frr gene encoding ribosome recycling factor encodes MEELDLILESVQQDMDAAVKHLDHAFQRIRAGRASTTMVQDVMVEYYGAMTPINQVANVSVPDAMTISIQPWDAKAINDIEKAIINSNLGFAPSNNGINIILNVPPLTEERRRDLAKQAKVETENTKIVIRNARQDGLKELKKLDGVSEDVVKGVEAEIQVLTDKYVKLCDEHLKAKEADIMKV; translated from the coding sequence ATGGAAGAATTAGATCTTATATTAGAATCTGTACAACAGGACATGGATGCAGCAGTAAAGCATTTGGATCATGCATTTCAAAGAATTAGAGCAGGCCGTGCTTCTACAACTATGGTTCAGGATGTGATGGTAGAATATTACGGAGCAATGACTCCAATCAACCAGGTTGCTAACGTTTCTGTACCAGATGCCATGACGATTTCTATTCAACCTTGGGATGCAAAAGCCATTAATGATATTGAAAAAGCAATCATTAATTCAAACTTAGGTTTTGCACCTTCCAATAACGGAATCAATATTATCCTGAATGTACCGCCATTAACGGAGGAAAGAAGAAGGGATTTGGCAAAACAGGCTAAAGTGGAGACTGAAAACACTAAAATTGTAATCAGAAATGCAAGACAAGATGGTTTAAAAGAACTTAAAAAACTTGATGGTGTTTCCGAAGATGTTGTAAAAGGAGTGGAAGCCGAAATCCAGGTGCTTACCGACAAATATGTTAAACTGTGTGATGAGCATTTGAAAGCGAAAGAAGCTGACATCATGAAAGTATAA
- a CDS encoding DNA translocase FtsK, which produces MNKTQTKTQESPDKGKILSKPRIFFGLIFILFSIILTFSFISYLMNWKSDQSQAGTMLDKTIKSSNLFGKVGDWLGNIFIFESIGIASFIIAFLVLVFGTLILKKNYFKPWKTIGHSLFFICWLPIFFGAAFTKHQGGVLSGVYGYQIMDSLNALIGDVGMWLVLVASIALYFILEFNLRPSAVKAKLGEINENTIGRVKSMMPSSDENFEADEELEEESVENNVTVTEMVTPKITEEPVNTAKDFTEIPSSPVIETISTPNQTSFENDKEITQSINLNLNTKPSTPVASPSEAFDITPSKPLAQSDENIKFNVEVAPVIDVLDESDKKSQELVEKHGLYDHKLDLANFQMPPVDLLKDYGNEEISINKEELEENKNKIVGLLKNFNVGIAEIKATIGPTVTLYEIVPEAGIRVAAIKKLQDDIALNLSALGIRIIAPMPGKGTIGIEVPRKNPTMVSMRSVIGSQKFQNTDMDLPVVFGKTISNEIFMADLSKMPHLLMAGATGQGKSVGINAILTSLLYKKHPSELKFVMVDPKKVELSLYSKIERHYLAKLPDAEEAIITDTNKVINTLNSLCIEMDTRYDLLKNAFCKNLKEYNKKFSERKLNPENGHRYLPYIVLVVDEFADLIMTAGKEVELPIARLAQLARAVGIHLIVATQRPSVNVITGMIKANFPARAAFRVISSVDSRTILDSPGADQLIGKGDMLYFNGNEILRLQCAFVDTPEVERLAEFIGEQKGYASALMLPEYVSEDSTSTVGTFDPNEKDALFEEAARIIVSTQQGSTSMLQRQLKLGYNRAGRIMDQLEASGIVGGFNGAKAREVIIGDLHSLEQFLEDLRK; this is translated from the coding sequence ATGAATAAGACGCAAACAAAAACACAGGAATCGCCTGATAAAGGCAAAATATTATCGAAGCCGCGTATATTCTTCGGGCTTATATTTATACTTTTTTCTATTATCCTTACGTTTTCGTTCATCTCCTATCTGATGAACTGGAAATCAGATCAAAGCCAGGCAGGAACCATGCTTGATAAGACCATAAAGTCATCCAATCTTTTCGGGAAGGTTGGAGATTGGCTGGGAAATATTTTCATTTTTGAAAGTATCGGGATTGCATCTTTTATCATTGCGTTTTTAGTATTGGTTTTCGGAACGCTTATTCTGAAAAAGAATTATTTCAAACCGTGGAAAACCATTGGACATTCTTTGTTTTTCATTTGCTGGCTTCCTATTTTCTTTGGTGCTGCATTTACAAAACATCAGGGAGGTGTATTAAGCGGAGTTTACGGCTATCAGATCATGGATTCTTTAAATGCGCTTATCGGAGATGTCGGAATGTGGTTGGTATTGGTAGCAAGTATTGCCTTGTACTTTATTTTAGAATTCAACCTGCGTCCGAGTGCTGTAAAAGCAAAATTGGGTGAGATAAATGAAAATACCATCGGAAGAGTAAAATCTATGATGCCGAGTTCTGATGAGAACTTTGAGGCAGACGAAGAATTGGAAGAAGAATCTGTTGAAAATAATGTAACCGTTACCGAAATGGTGACTCCAAAAATTACTGAAGAGCCTGTAAATACGGCAAAAGATTTTACGGAAATTCCATCTTCTCCTGTTATTGAAACGATTTCTACTCCCAATCAGACATCTTTTGAAAATGATAAAGAAATTACTCAATCCATTAATTTAAATCTTAATACGAAACCTTCAACTCCTGTTGCAAGTCCTTCAGAAGCTTTTGATATTACTCCTTCAAAACCTTTGGCTCAAAGCGATGAGAATATTAAATTTAATGTAGAAGTTGCTCCCGTTATTGATGTGTTGGACGAGTCTGATAAAAAATCACAGGAGCTTGTAGAAAAACACGGACTGTATGATCATAAATTAGATCTTGCTAATTTCCAGATGCCACCTGTAGATCTTTTAAAGGATTATGGAAACGAGGAAATTTCGATCAATAAGGAAGAATTAGAAGAAAATAAAAACAAAATTGTAGGTCTTCTTAAAAACTTTAATGTAGGAATTGCTGAGATTAAAGCTACGATTGGTCCGACGGTTACTTTATATGAAATTGTACCCGAAGCGGGAATCAGAGTAGCAGCCATTAAAAAACTTCAGGATGATATTGCATTAAACCTATCTGCTTTAGGAATCAGAATTATTGCACCAATGCCTGGGAAAGGAACAATTGGAATAGAAGTTCCGAGAAAAAATCCTACCATGGTTTCTATGCGTTCTGTAATTGGTTCTCAGAAATTCCAAAATACGGACATGGATCTTCCTGTTGTTTTTGGTAAAACGATTTCCAATGAAATTTTCATGGCCGATTTATCTAAAATGCCGCACTTATTGATGGCGGGTGCAACAGGTCAGGGAAAATCGGTAGGAATTAATGCGATTCTGACTTCCCTACTCTATAAAAAACATCCAAGCGAATTGAAATTCGTCATGGTGGATCCTAAAAAAGTGGAACTTTCTTTATATTCAAAAATTGAAAGACATTATCTGGCAAAACTTCCGGATGCAGAAGAAGCAATTATTACAGATACCAATAAAGTAATCAATACGCTGAACTCTCTTTGTATAGAGATGGATACAAGATATGATTTGCTTAAAAATGCGTTTTGTAAAAACCTGAAAGAATATAACAAAAAATTCTCTGAGAGAAAACTTAATCCTGAAAACGGACATAGATATTTACCTTATATCGTTTTGGTGGTAGATGAGTTTGCCGATTTGATTATGACAGCCGGAAAAGAAGTGGAATTACCGATTGCCAGATTGGCACAGCTTGCAAGAGCGGTTGGTATTCACTTGATTGTTGCCACACAAAGACCTTCTGTAAACGTTATTACCGGGATGATTAAAGCTAACTTCCCTGCGAGAGCTGCGTTCAGAGTAATCTCAAGTGTAGACTCCAGAACGATTCTGGATTCTCCGGGAGCAGATCAGCTGATTGGTAAAGGAGATATGCTTTATTTTAACGGAAACGAAATTTTAAGGCTTCAGTGTGCTTTTGTAGATACTCCTGAAGTGGAAAGACTGGCTGAGTTTATTGGTGAACAAAAAGGATATGCTTCTGCTCTTATGCTTCCTGAATATGTTTCCGAAGATTCAACAAGCACAGTCGGAACTTTTGATCCGAACGAAAAAGATGCTTTATTTGAAGAAGCGGCAAGAATTATCGTTTCTACACAACAAGGGTCTACTTCTATGCTTCAAAGACAATTGAAATTAGGATATAACAGAGCCGGGAGAATCATGGATCAGCTGGAAGCAAGTGGTATTGTTGGAGGATTTAATGGAGCTAAAGCAAGAGAAGTGATCATCGGGGATCTTCATTCTTTGGAACAGTTTTTGGAAGATCTGCGTAAATAG
- a CDS encoding NUDIX domain-containing protein, which translates to MDSKQQFLDKSLEAKEIFLPHLSTDPVIFGFDNNELKVLLLKMNYRKQWMLPGGYIRKDEDLDEGIVRLLKERAGVTVSYLEEFGVFGKKNRSEFYFEDFDETLFQKQRFITIGFYALYNATALHPVADEMSETCEWIYLSELSGIELAMDHREIIEKALLTLREKISIKPIGYNLLPEKFTLPELQKLYEAILGKELNRGNFYRKIKNLGILRKLDEQRRGGAYKSPDLYSFDEENYKKALENGLNSW; encoded by the coding sequence ATGGATTCTAAACAACAATTTTTAGATAAATCTTTAGAAGCGAAAGAAATATTCCTGCCCCATTTATCAACAGATCCTGTGATCTTTGGGTTTGATAATAATGAACTGAAAGTTTTGCTTCTTAAAATGAACTATAGAAAGCAATGGATGCTTCCCGGAGGTTATATTCGTAAAGATGAAGATTTGGATGAAGGCATTGTAAGGCTTTTGAAAGAAAGAGCTGGTGTAACAGTGTCCTACCTTGAAGAATTTGGTGTTTTTGGGAAAAAGAACCGAAGCGAGTTTTACTTTGAAGATTTTGATGAAACGTTGTTCCAAAAACAAAGATTTATTACCATTGGTTTTTATGCGCTTTATAATGCCACTGCGCTCCATCCTGTAGCCGATGAAATGAGTGAAACCTGCGAATGGATTTATTTAAGTGAACTGTCTGGAATAGAATTGGCAATGGATCATCGTGAAATCATTGAAAAGGCTTTGCTTACTTTAAGAGAAAAAATATCTATTAAACCCATCGGATATAATCTTCTACCCGAAAAATTTACTTTACCTGAACTGCAAAAATTATATGAAGCCATACTAGGAAAAGAATTAAACAGAGGAAATTTTTACAGAAAAATCAAAAATCTCGGGATTCTGAGAAAACTCGATGAACAACGTCGTGGAGGAGCCTATAAATCTCCTGATTTATATAGCTTTGATGAAGAAAATTATAAGAAAGCCTTAGAAAATGGACTTAATAGCTGGTAA
- the pyrH gene encoding UMP kinase, protein MKYKRILLKLSGEALMGNRQYGIDNERLQEYASEIKKVVDKGCEIAIVIGGGNIFRGVAGAAKGMDRVQGDYMGMLATVINGMALQGALEDAGIKTRLQSAIEMDKVAEPFIKRRAVRHLEKGRVVIFGAGTGNPYFTTDTAATLRAIEIGADVILKGTRVDGIYDSDPEKNENAVKYNSLSFDEVYAKNLKVMDMTAFTLSHENKLPIIVFDMNKDGNLERIVDGENVGTLVDL, encoded by the coding sequence ATGAAATATAAAAGAATCCTTCTAAAACTTAGTGGTGAAGCCTTAATGGGAAACAGACAATATGGTATTGACAACGAAAGGCTACAGGAATATGCTTCGGAGATTAAAAAAGTGGTAGATAAAGGGTGTGAAATTGCTATTGTAATTGGAGGAGGAAATATTTTCCGCGGAGTAGCCGGAGCTGCGAAAGGGATGGACAGAGTACAGGGAGATTATATGGGAATGCTTGCCACAGTGATCAACGGAATGGCTCTACAAGGTGCATTGGAAGACGCGGGAATAAAAACAAGACTTCAGTCTGCTATTGAAATGGATAAAGTAGCTGAACCTTTCATCAAAAGAAGAGCTGTAAGACATCTTGAAAAAGGTAGAGTAGTCATTTTTGGAGCGGGAACAGGTAACCCGTATTTCACAACAGATACCGCAGCCACATTAAGAGCGATCGAAATTGGGGCAGATGTAATTTTAAAAGGAACAAGGGTAGACGGAATCTACGACAGCGATCCTGAAAAAAATGAAAACGCCGTAAAATATAATTCATTATCTTTCGACGAAGTTTATGCTAAGAATCTTAAAGTAATGGATATGACAGCATTTACTTTAAGCCACGAAAATAAATTGCCAATTATTGTATTCGATATGAATAAAGATGGTAATTTGGAAAGAATTGTTGACGGAGAAAATGTGGGTACTTTAGTTGATCTCTAA
- a CDS encoding DUF695 domain-containing protein, producing the protein MKFLRRMFPSKYENIVTHQDFWDWFTTYQKKLWKTVHNGEKIEEFFFDTMMSKLNQIKDGIYFLTGMYDSQTAELILTADTNIKNIVFVEDLIKSAPDINNWRFTALKPEVDVSKFQIKIENHTFTTENLFFYATRDDNYPDEIDLTIVYDKFNEAEKNVIINGVYIYLNNLLGELSSATMIDHLQIKGNSLENVELIPIDKLKDYLTWRESEFEQKYQHKRYSAQKDSWGSFEAALSNGKPYFAIANTTVLEWDDKASHPWVLKIEIRYEGKDNRGLPNPEDMNLMNAFEEELNTILIDTKGYLNIGRETADSLREIFFACREFRESSRITHEIITKYSDKLKIEYHIYKDKYWQTFDRFKY; encoded by the coding sequence ATGAAGTTTTTACGTAGAATGTTCCCTTCTAAGTACGAAAATATTGTTACTCACCAAGATTTTTGGGATTGGTTTACGACCTACCAGAAAAAACTCTGGAAAACAGTACATAACGGAGAAAAGATAGAAGAATTTTTTTTTGATACAATGATGTCAAAGCTGAATCAGATTAAAGACGGAATTTATTTTCTTACAGGAATGTATGACAGCCAGACTGCAGAACTGATTTTAACTGCTGATACGAATATTAAAAATATTGTCTTTGTCGAAGATCTTATAAAATCAGCTCCTGATATTAATAATTGGAGATTTACAGCATTAAAACCCGAAGTTGATGTTTCCAAATTCCAGATAAAAATAGAAAATCACACCTTTACTACAGAGAATCTGTTTTTTTATGCCACTCGGGATGACAATTATCCCGACGAAATAGATCTTACAATAGTATATGATAAATTCAACGAAGCAGAAAAAAATGTAATCATAAACGGAGTATATATCTATCTTAATAATCTTCTGGGCGAATTATCTTCGGCAACGATGATTGATCATTTGCAGATAAAAGGAAATAGTCTGGAGAATGTAGAACTTATTCCGATTGATAAGCTGAAAGATTATCTGACATGGAGAGAAAGTGAGTTCGAACAAAAATATCAGCATAAAAGATATTCTGCTCAAAAAGACAGTTGGGGAAGTTTTGAAGCAGCTCTCAGCAATGGAAAACCATATTTTGCAATCGCCAATACCACTGTTTTGGAGTGGGATGATAAAGCCTCCCATCCTTGGGTTTTGAAGATAGAGATCCGCTATGAAGGAAAAGACAATCGCGGATTGCCAAATCCCGAAGATATGAATCTAATGAATGCCTTTGAAGAAGAACTGAATACTATTCTTATTGATACAAAAGGTTACTTGAATATAGGTAGAGAGACAGCTGATAGCCTGAGAGAAATTTTCTTTGCATGCAGAGAATTTAGAGAGTCCTCCAGGATTACTCATGAAATTATCACCAAATATTCAGATAAATTAAAAATTGAATATCATATCTATAAAGATAAATACTGGCAGACTTTTGACAGGTTCAAATATTAG
- a CDS encoding sugar MFS transporter: MTNEVKTKSRNYTVPLITITLLFFMWGFITCMNDILIPYLKQLFKLTFFESMLVQFCFFGAYFIGSLIYFLISTSSGDPINKVGYKKGILFGIFLAALGCILFYPAATFSSYGLFLGALFVLGLGFTVLQITANAYVSLLGSEESASSRLNMTQAFNAFGTTIAPVLGGHLIFEFFSAADGSFSAVATRIPYLIFAAILLLVALLISRVKLPSFQTAEDEIEKGFGAFQFAHLKFGVFAMFCYVGGEVAVGSFIISFLEQPQVMNLNEVVSKNYLSLYWGGAMIGRFLGAISLNQSISQAKKAIYMLGAATLVFLVIFSIVNLTFAQISFFLVFIVLNFIAFFIGKAAPARTLSIFAAVNVVLLISAMLNHGELAMYSILGIGIFNSIMFSNIYTLAISGLGKYTSQGSSLVVMAILGGAIVPIFQGYLADHFGVQHSFIIPVFCYLVILIFGAYCTKYLSHVHHDANTKSGH; encoded by the coding sequence ATGACGAATGAAGTAAAAACCAAAAGCAGGAACTATACCGTTCCTCTTATTACCATTACGCTTTTATTTTTTATGTGGGGTTTCATTACTTGTATGAATGATATCCTTATTCCTTATCTGAAACAGCTTTTCAAACTGACTTTTTTTGAATCTATGCTGGTTCAGTTTTGTTTCTTCGGAGCTTATTTTATAGGTTCATTAATTTATTTCCTGATCTCCACTTCGAGCGGGGATCCCATCAACAAAGTAGGCTATAAGAAAGGAATTCTTTTCGGGATTTTTCTGGCGGCTTTAGGATGTATTTTATTTTATCCTGCAGCTACTTTTTCTTCTTATGGATTATTTTTGGGAGCTTTGTTTGTATTGGGATTAGGATTTACTGTTTTACAGATTACAGCCAATGCCTACGTTTCTCTTTTAGGATCAGAAGAATCTGCATCCAGCAGATTGAATATGACACAGGCATTCAATGCATTCGGTACCACTATTGCTCCTGTTTTGGGCGGACATTTGATTTTTGAATTTTTCTCAGCCGCAGATGGATCCTTCAGTGCTGTAGCAACTAGAATTCCTTATTTAATTTTTGCAGCAATTTTACTTTTGGTGGCTTTATTGATTTCAAGAGTGAAGCTTCCTTCTTTCCAGACTGCAGAGGACGAAATTGAAAAAGGTTTTGGAGCTTTCCAGTTCGCTCACCTTAAATTCGGAGTTTTTGCCATGTTTTGTTATGTTGGTGGAGAAGTAGCGGTAGGAAGTTTTATCATCAGCTTTTTGGAACAGCCTCAGGTGATGAACCTTAATGAAGTTGTAAGTAAAAACTACCTTTCTCTTTATTGGGGCGGAGCGATGATTGGTCGATTCTTAGGGGCAATTTCGTTAAATCAATCTATTAGTCAGGCAAAGAAAGCTATTTATATGCTGGGTGCAGCCACTTTGGTTTTCCTTGTTATTTTCAGTATTGTAAACTTAACGTTTGCACAAATAAGTTTCTTCTTAGTATTTATCGTTCTTAATTTTATTGCTTTCTTTATTGGAAAAGCAGCGCCTGCAAGAACACTATCAATCTTTGCAGCTGTAAATGTAGTTCTCCTTATCTCTGCAATGCTGAATCACGGAGAACTTGCTATGTACAGTATTTTAGGAATTGGTATTTTCAACTCTATTATGTTCTCGAATATTTACACCTTAGCTATTTCAGGATTAGGAAAATATACCAGTCAGGGTTCTTCACTAGTTGTAATGGCGATTTTAGGGGGAGCAATCGTTCCTATTTTCCAGGGATATCTTGCTGATCATTTTGGAGTGCAACACTCTTTTATCATTCCTGTTTTCTGTTATCTCGTGATCCTAATTTTTGGTGCGTACTGTACCAAATATTTAAGTCATGTCCATCACGATGCCAATACAAAATCCGGACACTAA
- a CDS encoding outer membrane lipoprotein carrier protein LolA, with protein MKNIISKIILSGLVVGTVGLANAQKIDAKAKKILDDVTANYNSKKNSYFKFSFGSGVNGQITKTEPGIYYAAGDKYKLKIMETEQIFDGNKIYNINTEDMEVTIAKPNGSTAMFSPINYLTTYRKDYNVTYSGKKTVDGVSADFIKLTPVKNNGLEAVYIFVNSAKKQMLKLEQHGNNKDIAVISIKEYKENQNLDPNMFVFDKNKFKNYIITEL; from the coding sequence ATGAAAAATATTATTTCAAAAATTATACTGAGTGGTTTAGTTGTGGGAACAGTAGGATTGGCAAATGCACAAAAAATTGATGCAAAGGCTAAGAAAATACTGGATGATGTAACTGCAAATTATAATTCTAAGAAAAATTCTTATTTCAAATTCTCTTTTGGAAGCGGCGTGAATGGACAGATTACCAAAACAGAACCTGGAATCTATTATGCAGCCGGAGATAAATATAAGCTGAAAATCATGGAAACAGAACAGATTTTCGATGGAAATAAGATCTACAATATTAATACAGAAGATATGGAGGTTACCATTGCTAAACCTAACGGAAGCACTGCGATGTTCTCCCCTATTAACTATCTGACAACATACAGAAAAGATTATAATGTAACCTACAGCGGCAAAAAAACTGTAGACGGAGTAAGTGCAGATTTTATAAAACTGACTCCTGTAAAGAATAACGGACTGGAAGCAGTTTATATTTTTGTAAACTCTGCGAAAAAACAAATGTTAAAGCTTGAACAGCACGGAAACAATAAAGATATTGCCGTTATTTCTATAAAAGAATACAAAGAAAATCAAAATCTGGATCCCAATATGTTTGTTTTTGATAAAAATAAGTTTAAAAATTATATCATCACAGAATTATAA
- a CDS encoding LptF/LptG family permease, which produces MFKILDRYIIKTFFGPFFFIFSVLFFIFIVNIIWVQLGQFMGKGLTTFQIVKLLFYLGVSVISMVLPLTILLASIMSFGEFGERYELAAMKAAGISLTRVMTPLLGVATVLAIMLYFFSNDIIPDFQRKAKNMLFNIAQTKPALNFTPGQFIDQLPGYMVKFDKIYGEDGKDIEGVFVHKKASTFENQQTIVAKKGKFVTPANKNFLKLELYDGYVTEDNFAGKGENARLKQPDQVIKFDTLVSHFDVSELINKAIEEEQITDDYRFQTYSELNKTIQKSKKDNSSYFNTVNGDVLNQVNSVVTYMDKSKSKIAAKQQIKLDTVKAEKRLEMISNAYTRIDNLKATLETKNSEINPSIKYFSKVVMYQQRIVTYSFTCVIFFLIGASLGSIIRKGGMGLPVIIAIVIFIIFYIINVGMENIAWAGKMNPYLASWLPNMVLFPFGVWMTYKALTDSQLFDAEKYKSLLKPITKRFSKSKEHKRYQ; this is translated from the coding sequence ATGTTTAAAATATTAGACCGCTATATCATAAAAACCTTTTTTGGTCCCTTTTTCTTTATTTTCAGTGTATTGTTTTTTATATTCATTGTCAATATTATCTGGGTGCAATTGGGGCAGTTTATGGGAAAAGGGCTTACTACTTTTCAAATCGTTAAGCTTCTGTTTTATCTCGGAGTAAGTGTTATCAGTATGGTATTACCGCTTACCATACTTTTGGCGAGTATCATGTCTTTTGGAGAATTTGGAGAACGCTATGAGCTTGCTGCCATGAAAGCGGCAGGAATTTCGCTAACCAGAGTAATGACGCCGCTTTTGGGAGTTGCCACAGTACTCGCAATTATGCTTTACTTCTTTTCCAATGACATTATCCCCGACTTTCAGAGGAAAGCAAAAAATATGCTTTTCAACATTGCCCAGACAAAACCGGCACTGAATTTCACTCCCGGTCAGTTTATTGATCAGCTTCCGGGATATATGGTGAAATTTGATAAAATTTATGGTGAAGACGGAAAAGATATAGAAGGTGTTTTTGTTCATAAAAAGGCAAGTACTTTCGAAAATCAGCAAACGATCGTCGCTAAAAAAGGAAAGTTTGTGACTCCCGCGAATAAAAACTTTCTGAAACTTGAATTGTATGATGGTTATGTAACTGAAGACAATTTTGCAGGTAAAGGAGAGAATGCAAGACTTAAGCAGCCTGATCAGGTTATTAAGTTTGATACCCTGGTTTCTCACTTTGATGTCAGCGAGCTTATCAATAAAGCGATTGAGGAAGAACAAATCACGGATGATTACCGTTTTCAGACGTACAGTGAGCTTAATAAAACGATTCAGAAAAGTAAAAAAGATAATTCATCTTACTTTAATACCGTAAATGGAGATGTTCTGAACCAGGTGAATTCTGTGGTAACCTACATGGATAAAAGCAAGTCTAAAATTGCAGCGAAGCAACAGATAAAGCTGGATACTGTAAAAGCAGAGAAAAGACTGGAAATGATCTCTAATGCTTATACCAGAATAGATAATTTAAAAGCTACTTTAGAAACTAAAAACAGTGAAATAAATCCGAGTATAAAATATTTTAGCAAAGTGGTCATGTATCAGCAGAGAATTGTGACCTACTCTTTTACTTGTGTTATATTCTTTTTGATTGGGGCGAGTTTAGGATCTATTATCAGAAAAGGTGGGATGGGATTGCCTGTAATTATAGCTATTGTTATTTTTATTATTTTCTACATTATCAATGTTGGAATGGAAAACATAGCCTGGGCAGGAAAAATGAATCCTTATCTGGCTTCCTGGCTTCCGAATATGGTTTTGTTCCCTTTTGGAGTCTGGATGACTTATAAAGCCCTTACCGATTCTCAGCTTTTTGATGCTGAAAAATATAAATCTCTTCTGAAACCTATTACGAAAAGGTTCTCAAAAAGTAAAGAACATAAAAGATATCAATAA